A region of Candidatus Nealsonbacteria bacterium DNA encodes the following proteins:
- a CDS encoding FAD-dependent thymidylate synthase, with protein MVKIGFLEDEPIIIAAVAAKISQTPFEKGSIEDLYEECRGKKLEEEVKRLERNGEKEKAKELEKEIKRRIANSREMVNAIIEKSGHLIFGEFLPYAVFMEGLSRFAALYLWRNVNAQNLVYGAGLEASFRVMRPNRYNTAVSELGKIAFEVYEKAVEQGVPEQDARYLLPEGTLTRMIFTAPPRHLLKLGNNLCDSPLIELKEIGSEINSIVSKEFGLKMPKEKPASEWNFWEYKSHPLKEEISLNYGRKEHSISLQMRIKGSLAMYAQLVRQRQILCDIESLARIVGKGVFVLPASFPESIKKEYQEIASIAIGKQMKLLMNKDPDFVYFLLLGQEAWADIYGRGFSVLETSKSRSEGVAQWEIRNKVGIPLTRKLLKHPSITGNNKEIGPRCYRERRCIEPATFKTKKNICKAFLRDQGIWKGSLPALLDTLEEKYTTFKA; from the coding sequence ATGGTAAAGATTGGTTTTTTAGAAGACGAACCTATAATTATTGCAGCTGTAGCAGCTAAGATATCCCAGACGCCTTTTGAGAAAGGAAGCATAGAAGATCTTTATGAAGAATGTCGGGGTAAAAAATTGGAGGAAGAAGTAAAAAGGTTGGAAAGAAACGGGGAGAAAGAAAAAGCCAAAGAATTAGAAAAAGAAATTAAGAGAAGAATAGCCAACTCTCGGGAGATGGTTAACGCCATAATTGAAAAATCCGGACACTTGATTTTCGGCGAATTTCTTCCTTATGCTGTATTTATGGAAGGTCTTTCCAGGTTTGCGGCTCTTTATTTGTGGCGCAACGTAAATGCTCAAAATTTAGTTTACGGAGCGGGACTGGAAGCTTCTTTCCGAGTTATGAGACCGAACAGATACAATACAGCTGTCAGTGAATTGGGTAAAATTGCCTTTGAGGTTTATGAGAAAGCTGTTGAACAAGGAGTTCCAGAACAAGACGCAAGATATCTTTTGCCGGAGGGAACATTAACCAGAATGATTTTTACGGCTCCGCCTCGCCATTTGTTAAAACTTGGCAACAATCTCTGCGATTCACCCTTAATTGAATTAAAAGAAATCGGATCAGAAATTAATTCAATTGTTTCAAAAGAATTCGGTTTGAAAATGCCTAAAGAAAAACCGGCTTCAGAATGGAATTTTTGGGAATATAAAAGTCATCCATTAAAAGAAGAAATTTCTTTGAATTATGGTCGAAAAGAACATTCGATTTCTTTGCAAATGAGAATAAAGGGGAGTTTAGCAATGTATGCCCAGTTGGTAAGACAAAGACAAATTCTTTGTGATATTGAATCTTTGGCCAGGATTGTCGGTAAAGGAGTTTTCGTTCTTCCGGCCAGTTTTCCAGAAAGCATTAAGAAAGAATACCAAGAAATTGCTTCTATTGCCATTGGAAAACAGATGAAATTATTGATGAATAAAGACCCTGACTTTGTTTATTTCCTTTTACTGGGACAGGAGGCTTGGGCTGATATATATGGCAGAGGATTCAGCGTTCTTGAAACCTCAAAGTCAAGGAGCGAAGGCGTTGCTCAATGGGAAATAAGAAACAAAGTAGGAATTCCCTTAACAAGAAAACTGTTGAAACATCCGTCAATAACAGGGAATAATAAAGAAATCGGGCCTCGATGTTATAGAGAAAGAAGATGTATTGAGCCGGCAACTTTTAAGACAAAGAAAAATATTTGCAAAGCTTTTTTGCGCGACCAGGGAATATGGAAAGGGAGTTTGCCAGCATTATTAGATACGCTCGAAGAGAAATATACCACTTTCAAGGCATAG
- a CDS encoding AAA family ATPase, whose amino-acid sequence MFNFDLKKAKIYQAVKWSGTFDLFKKLRKLFLVLSFTFILLFVYGFFEDVFIKKILQLLLGSFFISLPLTVIFWTKELFFEEKLKNPKIKDTLEEAIISPSEFNLAEFLSFEAASAVAKSINFAKLKKIPELDSSILGYFILKDNPNLNFIFSRLLLNLKDVKKLFKAHLKVLKKENINGFYSDDFQRTILKSLEVAMEKENSKVQIGDILTALSEHSSILKKILINLKIKKEDIESLTSWLESLEKKNKKIKNILDWQNLAKKGSIARDWACGYSVTLDNFSINISSRTKFSNFSERSGHKKEIKAVERILARAEKNNVLLVGETGVGRKSIAWALAELSAQGKCLPEVNYKRVIELDMATLLARTQNLEETEIILDRVFKEVVSTGNIILVIDDFHNYIGKEAKPGVVDIAGIISKYLNLTNFPVIAIVTPEGLHNCLEQNTAILSLFEKVEVFQISKKEALRIIEDLSLILEKKYKKFISYLALKDIIDFCDKYMGDVPFPKKAIDLLNEAMVEVALEKGKIILPEHVARLFSEKTEIPVGEIETKEKETLLNLEELIHQRIINQEEAVSEVSAALRRARVDITIRKGPMGAFLFLGPTGVGKTETVKALAEVYFGSAQRMIRLDMSEFQALDDIKRLLGQRGEEGFLTTRVRENPFSLILLDEFEKAHSDILNLFLQVFDEGFLTDGMGRKVYFQNTIIIATSNAGYSVILDAFKNKTPFSKVKTLLLDFIFQNKIFRPELVNRFDAVVIFKPLSRENLIAIAELLLLKLKENLKRKEIDFVITPDLKEKIVDMGYNPIFGAREMKRVIQDKIENKFAEAILKEEVKRGYSVKINPDNFEILINE is encoded by the coding sequence ATGTTCAATTTTGATTTAAAAAAAGCAAAAATTTATCAGGCAGTTAAATGGTCGGGCACTTTTGATTTGTTTAAAAAACTGAGAAAGTTGTTTTTAGTTTTAAGTTTTACTTTTATTTTATTATTTGTTTATGGATTTTTTGAGGATGTTTTTATAAAAAAAATATTGCAATTGCTTCTAGGAAGTTTTTTTATTTCCTTGCCCTTAACTGTAATTTTTTGGACAAAAGAGCTTTTTTTTGAAGAAAAACTTAAAAATCCAAAAATAAAAGATACTTTAGAAGAGGCGATAATAAGTCCTTCTGAGTTTAACTTGGCCGAATTTTTAAGTTTTGAAGCGGCAAGTGCCGTCGCTAAATCCATAAATTTCGCCAAATTAAAAAAAATTCCGGAATTAGATTCATCGATTCTGGGTTATTTTATCCTGAAAGATAATCCGAATTTAAATTTCATATTCAGCAGGCTTCTTTTGAATTTAAAAGACGTAAAGAAATTATTCAAAGCCCATTTAAAAGTTTTAAAAAAAGAAAATATCAACGGATTTTATTCGGACGATTTTCAACGAACAATTTTAAAATCTTTGGAAGTGGCCATGGAAAAAGAAAACTCGAAAGTTCAGATAGGCGATATATTAACCGCCCTTTCAGAGCACAGTTCCATTTTAAAGAAAATTTTAATTAATTTAAAAATAAAAAAAGAAGACATAGAGAGTTTGACTTCTTGGTTGGAGTCCTTGGAAAAGAAAAATAAAAAGATAAAAAATATTTTAGATTGGCAAAATTTGGCTAAAAAAGGCAGTATAGCCAGAGATTGGGCTTGCGGTTATTCCGTTACTTTGGACAACTTTTCAATTAATATTTCCTCAAGAACCAAATTCAGTAATTTTTCTGAAAGATCGGGGCATAAAAAAGAAATAAAAGCCGTGGAAAGAATTTTAGCTCGAGCAGAAAAAAACAATGTTTTGCTTGTCGGAGAAACGGGCGTGGGCAGAAAAAGCATAGCCTGGGCTTTGGCTGAGCTTAGCGCCCAAGGCAAGTGTTTGCCGGAAGTCAACTACAAAAGAGTCATCGAATTGGACATGGCAACTCTTTTGGCAAGGACGCAAAACTTGGAAGAAACAGAGATTATCTTAGACAGGGTTTTTAAAGAGGTGGTTTCGACCGGAAACATTATTTTGGTTATTGATGATTTTCATAATTATATTGGTAAGGAAGCCAAGCCCGGCGTTGTCGATATTGCCGGAATTATTTCCAAATATTTAAATCTTACCAATTTTCCGGTAATAGCGATTGTCACTCCCGAAGGACTTCATAATTGCTTGGAGCAAAATACCGCTATTTTATCTCTTTTCGAAAAAGTCGAAGTTTTTCAAATTTCTAAAAAAGAGGCCTTGCGAATAATAGAAGACCTGTCTTTGATTTTAGAAAAAAAATATAAAAAATTTATTTCTTATCTTGCCCTGAAAGACATAATAGATTTTTGCGATAAATATATGGGAGACGTTCCTTTTCCTAAAAAGGCGATTGATTTGTTAAACGAGGCAATGGTTGAGGTTGCTTTGGAAAAAGGAAAAATAATTTTGCCTGAACACGTAGCAAGATTGTTTTCAGAAAAAACGGAAATTCCGGTCGGTGAAATAGAAACCAAAGAAAAAGAAACTTTGTTAAATCTTGAAGAATTAATTCATCAAAGAATTATCAATCAAGAGGAAGCGGTAAGCGAAGTGAGTGCGGCCTTAAGAAGGGCAAGAGTTGATATTACAATAAGAAAAGGTCCCATGGGAGCATTTTTATTTTTGGGACCCACCGGTGTCGGAAAAACCGAAACCGTAAAAGCCCTGGCTGAAGTTTATTTCGGTTCAGCCCAAAGAATGATAAGGCTGGATATGTCCGAATTTCAAGCATTAGACGACATTAAAAGACTGCTTGGCCAAAGAGGAGAGGAGGGATTTTTAACTACCAGGGTGAGAGAAAATCCTTTTTCCCTCATTCTTTTAGATGAATTTGAAAAGGCGCATTCGGATATTTTAAATCTTTTTTTACAAGTTTTTGATGAAGGTTTTTTAACCGACGGCATGGGAAGAAAGGTTTATTTTCAAAACACCATTATTATTGCAACTTCCAATGCCGGATACTCGGTGATTCTGGATGCCTTTAAAAATAAAACTCCTTTTTCGAAAGTGAAAACTCTGCTTTTAGATTTTATATTCCAAAATAAAATTTTCCGTCCCGAGCTGGTCAATCGGTTTGATGCAGTTGTTATTTTCAAACCCCTGAGCAGGGAAAATTTAATAGCGATAGCCGAGCTTTTGCTTTTAAAATTAAAAGAAAATTTAAAAAGAAAAGAAATTGATTTTGTTATTACTCCGGACCTTAAAGAAAAAATAGTTGACATGGGATACAATCCTATTTTTGGCGCCCGAGAAATGAAAAGAGTGATTCAGGATAAAATAGAAAATAAATTTGCCGAAGCCATTTTAAAAGAAGAAGTGAAAAGAGGATATAGCGTAAAAATTAATCCGGATAATTTTGAAATTTTGATTAACGAGTAA
- the rsmH gene encoding 16S rRNA (cytosine(1402)-N(4))-methyltransferase RsmH, producing MHVPVLQKEIIDFLSPKPGENLIDCTLGEGGHSLIILERILPEGKILGIDWDLEMINNFQERIKEDREKKDNFILVCDNFANLKKIVEKNNFKPDLILLDLGFSSWHLENSKKGFSFQKQETLDMRYNSGGSGLQASDVVNKFSQSEIEKILREYGEERFAKKIASRIVKERDGSPIESTTDLVGIIEKATPLWYQKRKIHFATLTFQALRIFVNKEIENLETVLAESMEVLNPKGRLAIISFHSLEDRAVKNFFKEKERQEIIKILTKKPVIPGEQELKINPRSRSAKLRVAEKKN from the coding sequence ATGCATGTCCCAGTTTTACAAAAAGAAATAATTGATTTTTTATCCCCCAAGCCCGGCGAAAATTTAATTGATTGCACTTTAGGGGAGGGAGGACATTCTTTGATAATTTTAGAAAGAATTTTACCCGAAGGAAAAATTTTAGGCATAGATTGGGACCTGGAGATGATAAATAATTTTCAGGAAAGAATTAAGGAAGATCGGGAAAAAAAAGATAATTTTATTCTTGTTTGCGACAATTTTGCGAATTTGAAAAAGATCGTTGAAAAAAATAATTTTAAACCGGACCTTATATTGCTTGACCTTGGTTTTTCAAGCTGGCACCTGGAAAACAGCAAAAAAGGATTTTCTTTCCAGAAACAGGAAACACTGGATATGAGGTATAATTCCGGGGGCAGCGGACTTCAAGCGAGCGATGTGGTAAATAAATTTTCTCAAAGCGAAATCGAAAAAATTTTAAGAGAATACGGCGAGGAACGGTTTGCCAAAAAGATTGCTTCTCGGATAGTCAAAGAAAGAGACGGGTCTCCAATTGAAAGTACGACAGACCTGGTAGGAATAATTGAAAAAGCAACGCCCCTTTGGTACCAAAAAAGAAAAATTCATTTTGCCACCCTTACTTTTCAAGCCCTAAGAATATTCGTCAACAAAGAGATAGAAAACCTTGAAACCGTTTTGGCCGAATCAATGGAAGTTCTGAATCCAAAAGGAAGGTTGGCAATAATTTCCTTCCATTCCTTGGAAGACAGAGCCGTTAAAAATTTTTTTAAAGAAAAAGAAAGGCAAGAAATAATAAAAATTTTAACCAAAAAGCCGGTAATCCCGGGCGAACAAGAGTTAAAAATAAATCCCCGTTCTCGTTCCGCAAAATTGAGAGTCGCGGAGAAAAAAAATTAA
- the mraZ gene encoding division/cell wall cluster transcriptional repressor MraZ codes for MFIGEYSHTIDSKKRLAIPSKFRKELGDKAIITRGIDNCLVVYPIKEWEDFAKKLGSLPATQADARKFSRIMLAGAMDSKLDNLGRILIPDYLKDYASLKKDAVIIGFFNKLEIWDEANWQEYKKKTEMSVGDIAERLKEMGV; via the coding sequence ATGTTTATTGGCGAATATTCTCATACAATAGATTCAAAAAAAAGATTAGCCATTCCTTCTAAGTTCAGAAAGGAGTTGGGAGATAAGGCAATTATTACAAGGGGAATTGATAATTGTTTAGTTGTCTATCCGATAAAAGAATGGGAGGATTTCGCAAAAAAACTTGGCTCTTTACCGGCGACCCAAGCTGATGCCAGGAAATTTTCTCGGATTATGCTGGCCGGAGCAATGGATTCGAAATTGGATAATTTGGGAAGAATTTTAATTCCCGATTATTTAAAAGATTATGCTTCCTTAAAAAAAGACGCGGTGATAATCGGTTTTTTTAACAAATTGGAAATTTGGGACGAAGCAAATTGGCAGGAGTATAAAAAGAAAACTGAAATGTCGGTAGGGGATATCGCCGAGCGATTAAAAGAGATGGGAGTTTAA
- a CDS encoding penicillin-binding protein 2, which produces MRNLRASLIFIIIFIFGATIIGRLFYIQILKHKDYLALAKGQQVLFESINPNRGEIFARDKSDGYYILATNKESSYVLASPEEISNQEETAEKLSKIINLEKDKILEAFNQQGSAFVSIKEDLTKEEKESIKNLKIKGIYLNDKILRYYPEGEFCSNILGFLGGEGIGQYGIEAFYNKELSGQEGLIRGEKSSRGDLVFFDSEKSSLPEEGFDLILNIDFYIQLKAEELLKRAKEDLDIENGQIIVAEPKTGKIIAMTSLFNFNPNEYSKYDFSIFINSVSQKIFEPGSVFKPITMAIGLEEGKITPQTTYIDEGFVKVGPDTIYNYDRRTYGERTMTEVLEKSINTGAVFVEEQIPHDVFLNYIEKFGIFDKTNIDLQSEVSSKNEELKKGYELNFITAAFGQGIEMTPIQLVRAFSSIANGGKLMKPYLVEKIIKKNGQTIEVQPETQNPSVISQNTASKVTAMLVSVVENGFGKKAKVPGYYVAGKTGTAQVSWSSMGINKAGYSDKTVQSFIGFAPAFDPKFLILIKLDNPKTKTAEYSAVPIFHDLAKYIVDYYQIPPDYEE; this is translated from the coding sequence ATGAGGAATTTGCGAGCCAGTTTAATTTTTATCATAATTTTTATTTTCGGAGCGACTATTATAGGTCGCTTGTTTTATATCCAAATTTTAAAACATAAAGATTATTTGGCTTTGGCCAAGGGTCAGCAGGTGTTATTTGAATCGATAAACCCGAACCGCGGAGAAATCTTTGCTCGAGACAAAAGCGACGGATATTATATTTTAGCCACCAATAAAGAATCAAGCTATGTTTTAGCTTCACCGGAGGAAATATCAAATCAAGAAGAAACGGCTGAAAAATTATCTAAAATTATTAATTTGGAAAAAGATAAAATTTTAGAGGCATTTAATCAACAGGGAAGCGCTTTTGTTTCTATCAAGGAAGATTTAACAAAGGAAGAAAAAGAAAGCATTAAAAATTTAAAAATTAAAGGAATTTATTTGAACGATAAAATTTTACGTTATTATCCTGAAGGCGAGTTTTGTTCAAATATTCTGGGATTTTTAGGAGGAGAGGGCATTGGCCAATATGGAATTGAAGCTTTTTACAATAAAGAATTAAGCGGCCAGGAAGGTTTGATAAGGGGAGAGAAAAGCTCAAGAGGGGATTTGGTTTTTTTTGATTCGGAAAAATCTTCTTTGCCCGAAGAAGGGTTTGACCTTATATTGAACATTGATTTTTACATTCAATTAAAAGCCGAGGAATTATTAAAGCGAGCCAAAGAAGATTTGGACATTGAAAACGGTCAGATCATAGTAGCAGAGCCAAAAACCGGAAAAATAATTGCCATGACTTCTCTTTTTAATTTTAACCCCAACGAATATTCAAAATACGATTTTTCGATTTTTATTAATTCTGTATCTCAAAAAATATTTGAACCAGGTTCCGTTTTTAAACCCATTACCATGGCAATAGGCTTGGAAGAGGGAAAAATTACGCCTCAAACCACTTATATTGATGAAGGTTTTGTGAAGGTAGGACCTGACACAATTTACAATTACGACAGAAGAACTTACGGAGAGCGTACGATGACTGAGGTTTTAGAGAAATCAATTAATACGGGCGCGGTTTTCGTGGAAGAGCAAATTCCCCATGACGTTTTTTTGAATTATATTGAAAAATTTGGAATTTTCGATAAAACTAACATTGATTTGCAAAGCGAAGTTTCTTCCAAAAACGAAGAATTAAAAAAAGGATATGAATTAAATTTTATCACCGCTGCTTTCGGGCAGGGAATAGAAATGACGCCGATTCAGTTGGTCAGGGCTTTTTCTTCAATAGCTAATGGCGGGAAGTTAATGAAGCCTTATCTGGTGGAAAAGATTATTAAAAAAAACGGCCAAACCATAGAGGTTCAACCGGAAACTCAAAATCCTTCAGTTATTTCTCAAAATACCGCCTCCAAAGTAACGGCAATGTTGGTCAGCGTAGTTGAAAACGGATTTGGCAAGAAAGCCAAAGTTCCGGGTTATTATGTTGCAGGCAAAACAGGCACTGCCCAAGTTTCCTGGTCTTCTATGGGAATTAATAAAGCCGGTTATTCCGATAAAACCGTTCAATCCTTTATCGGTTTTGCTCCTGCTTTTGACCCTAAATTTTTAATTTTAATTAAGCTGGACAATCCCAAAACTAAAACCGCCGAATATTCGGCAGTCCCCATTTTCCATGATTTGGCAAAATATATAGTTGATTATTATCAAATACCGCCCGATTACGAAGAGTAG
- a CDS encoding dCMP deaminase family protein — protein sequence MERPCKEKYYLNIAREVAQRSTCLRVKIGAVIVRDDQIIATGYAGAPRKTLDCYERGFCLRNQLNIPHGQRYELCRSCHAEQNAIINSARAGVSLLGGDMYQYAQDKEGKVIDGLPCFICKKMIINAGLNRMICSNKEGDYKIFNIKDWVKDWQENDIVDDKNQYGIDQN from the coding sequence ATGGAAAGGCCTTGCAAGGAAAAATATTATCTTAATATTGCCAGAGAAGTAGCCCAAAGATCAACTTGTTTAAGAGTAAAAATAGGAGCGGTAATTGTTCGGGACGACCAAATTATCGCTACTGGTTATGCCGGAGCTCCTCGAAAAACCCTCGATTGTTATGAAAGAGGGTTTTGCCTTAGAAATCAGTTAAATATTCCCCATGGCCAGAGATACGAACTTTGCCGGAGTTGTCATGCCGAACAAAACGCTATTATAAATTCAGCCAGGGCAGGAGTCAGTCTTTTGGGGGGTGACATGTATCAATACGCCCAAGACAAAGAAGGAAAGGTTATTGACGGGCTCCCTTGTTTTATTTGTAAGAAAATGATTATTAACGCCGGTTTGAACAGGATGATTTGTTCGAACAAAGAAGGGGATTATAAAATTTTTAATATTAAAGATTGGGTAAAGGATTGGCAGGAAAACGATATCGTGGACGATAAGAACCAATACGGAATAGACCAAAATTAA